One genomic window of Magnolia sinica isolate HGM2019 chromosome 3, MsV1, whole genome shotgun sequence includes the following:
- the LOC131239055 gene encoding probable leucine-rich repeat receptor-like protein kinase At1g35710, with amino-acid sequence MPPSLGNLSHLTYLFLFQNQLTGPIPPSFGNLRSLTDLSLYKNQFTGPIPPSLGNLTSLTALRLFDNPFSGSVPTEISNLTHLERLFLGNNYFSGHLPHIGQLSQLQELDLSSNNLQGNIPSSLGSLSRLYNLSLQNNRLSGWVPGEIGKLSNLEILDLSRNKLSGLIPQQLGDCSQLRYLSMSENYLNGSIPFQIGNLIGLQITLDLSCNFL; translated from the exons ATGCCTCCATCTCTTGGAAATTTGAGTCACCTAACCTATCTCTTCCTTTTTCAAAATCAGCTCACTGGTCCAATCCCTCCATCTTTTGGAAATTTAAGGAGCCTAACCGATCTCTCCCTATATAAAAATCAGTTCACTGGTCCAATCCCTCCATCTCTTGGAAATCTGACAAGCCTAACTGCACTTCGTCTTTTCGATAATCCGTTTTCTGGTTCAGTACCCACAGAAATCTCAAATCTAACACATTTGGAGAGGCTATTTTTGGGTAACAACTACTTCTCTGGTCACCTACCTCAT ATTGGGCAGCTAAGTCAGCTGCAGGAACTCGACCTGTCTTCAAACAACCTGCAAGGAAATATTCCTAGCAGCCTGGGGAGTTTGTCCAGGCTTTACAACTTGAGTTTACAAAATAACCGACTGTCTGGTTGGGTACCGGGTGAAATTGGAAAACTATCCAATTTGGAAATTCTTGACCTATCAAGGAACAAGCTGAGTGGGCTGATACCACAGCAACTGGGGGACTGCTCCCAATTGCGGTATTTGAGCATGAGTGAGAATTATCTGAATGGAAGCATTCCATTTCAGATTGGTAATCTAATAGGCCTACAGATTACCTTGGATCTCAGCTGTAACTTCCTGTAA